TAGATGTGGTACTGGCAGAAGTTGCTGTTACGGCTGGTGCAGTTGAGCTTGTTAGGATACTGCTAGTCTTCTTGGAAGCTGATGTTGAGGATGTGAggggttctgtggttgttgTAGTTGAAGAAATGCTACTTGCggaagtttctgttgaggctgGTGCAGTTGAGCTTGATAGGCTACTGCTAATCTGCATGGAAGCTATTGTCAAAGATGTGAGGGGTTCCGTGGTTGTTGTGGTTGAAGAAGTGCTACTTGCggaagtttctgttgaggctgctgtagttgtgcttgttgggTTACTGCTAGTCTGCTTGGAAGCTGATGTTGAGGATGTGAGGGGTTCTGCGGTTGATGGAGTTGAAGAAGTGCTCCTTGCGAACGTTTCTGTAGAGActgctgcagttgtgcttgttGGGATACTGCTAGTCTGTGTGGAAGCTGTTGTTGAAGATGTGAGGGGTAATGTGTTTGTTGGAGTTGAAGAAGTGCTACTTCTGGATGATTCTGTTGAGGTTGTTGCAGTTATGCTGGACGggctactgcttgttgctgtggaaactGATGTTGAAGATTTTGGGGCTTCTGTGGCTTTTGAAGATGTAGATGTGGTACTGGAAGAAGTTGCTGTCGTGGCTGGTGCAGTTGAACTTGTTGGGCTACTGCTAGTCTGCTTGGAAGCTGATGTTGAGGATGTGAGGAGTTCTGCCATTGATGGAGTTGAAGAAGTGCTCCTTGCGGACGTTTCTGTAGAGACTGCTGCAGTTGTGCTTTTTGGGATACTGCTAGTCTGCGTGGAAGCTGTTGTCAAAGATGTGAGGTGTTCTGTGGTTGTTGGAGTTGAAGAAGTGCTCCTTGCGGATGTTTCGGTAGAGACTGCCACAGTTGTGCTTGTTGGGATACTGCTCGTTTGCATGGAAGCTGATGTTGAAGATGTGAggggttctgtggttgttgTAGTTGAAGAAATGCTACTTGCGGAAGTTTCTGATGAGGCTGgtgcagttgtgcttgtttgGATACTGCTAGTCTGCATGGAAGCTGTTGTCAGAGATGTGAGGGGTACTGTGGTTGTTGGAGTTGAAGAATTGCTACGTGCGGAGGTTTCTTTTGAGGTTGCTGCAGTTGTGCTGGATGGGCTACTGTTTGTTGCTGTGGAAGCTGTTGTGAAAGATGTGAGGAgttctgtggatgttgtagttgaagaagtgctacttgcggaagtttctgttgaggctggtgcagttgtgcttgtttgGATACTGCTAGTCTGCATGGAAGCTGTTGTCAGAGATGTGAGGGGTACTGTGGTTGTTGGAGTTGAAGAAGTGCTACGTGCGGAGGTTTCTGTTGAGGTTGCTGCAGTTATGCTGGACGggctactgcttgttgctgtggaaactGATATTGAAGATGTTGGGGCTTCTGTGGCTTTTGAAGTTGCTGTCGTGGCAGGTGCAGTTGTGCTTGTTAGGCTACTGCTAGTCTGCTTGGAAGCTGATGTTGAGGATGTGAGGGGTTCTGTGGTTGATGGAGTTGAAGAAGTGCTCCTTGCGGACGTTTCTGTAGAGActgctgcagttgtgcttgttGGGATACTGCTCATTTGCATGGAAACTGATGTTGAAGATGTGAGGGGTTCTGTGGCTGTTGACGTTGTAGATGTGGTACTGGCAGAAGTAGCTGTCGTGGCTGGTGCAGTTGTGCTTGTTGGGCTACTGCTAGTCTGCGTGGAAGCTGTTGTCAAAGATGTGAGGAGTTTTGTGCTTgttgcagttgaaaaagtgctACTTGCGGAGGTTTCTCTTGAGGTTGCTGCAGTTATGCTGGACGggctactgcttgttgctgtggaaactGATGTTGAAGATGTTTGGGCTTCTGTGGCTGTTGAAGTTGTAGATGTGGTACTGGCAGAAGTTGCTGTCGTGGCTGGTGCAGTTGTGCTTGTTGGGCTACTGCTAGTCTGTGTGGAAGCTGTTGACAAAGATGTGATGGGTACTGTAGTTGTTGGAGTTGAAGAAGTGCTActtgtggaagtttctgttgaggctgctgcagtcgtgcttgttgggctactgctagtctgtgtggaagctgttgtcaaAGATGTGAGGAGTTCTGTGGTTGTTGGAGGTGAAGAAGTGCTACTTGCGGAAGTTTCGGTTGAggctgctgcagttgtgcttgttGGGATACTGCTAGTCTGCATGGAAGTTGTCAAAGATGTGAGGGGTAATGTGGTTGTTGGAGTTGACGAAGTGCTAATTGCGGAAGTTTCTTTTGAGGTTGCTGCAGTTATGCTGGACGggctactgcttgttgctgtggaaactGATGTTGAAGATGTTGGGGCTTCTGTGGCTTTTGAAGTTGTAGATGTGGTACTGGAAGAAGTTGCTGTCATGGCTGGTGCAGTTGAGCTTGTTGGGCTACTGCTAGTCTgtgtggaagctgatgttgaGGATGTGAGGGGTTCTGCGGTTGATGGAGTTGAAGAAGTGCTCCTTGCTGACGTTTCTGTAGAGActgctgcagttgtgcttgttGGGATACTGCTAGTCTGCATGGAAGTTGTTGTCAAAGATGTGAggtgttctgttgttgttgGAGTTGAAGAAGTGCTCCTTGCGGATGTTTCGGTCGAGACTGCCACAGTTGTGCTTGTTGGGATACTGCTCGTTTGCATGGAAGCTGATGTTGAAGATGTGAGGGGTAATGTGCTTGTTCGAGTTGAAGAAGTGCTACTTCTGGAGGATTCTGTTGAGGTTGCTGCAGTTATGCTGGACGggctactgcttgttgctgtggaaactGATGTTGAAGATGTTGGGGCTTCTGTGGCTTTTGAAGTTGTAGATGTGGTACTGGCAGAAGTTGCTGTCGTGGCTGGTGCAGTTGAGCTTGTTGGGCTACTGCTAGTCTGCTTGGAAGCTGATGTTGAGGATGTGAGGGGTTCTGTGGTTGATGGAGTTGAAGAAGTGCTCCTTGCGGACGTTTCTGTAGAGActgctgcagttgtgcttgttGGGATACTGCTCATTTGCATGGAAACTGATGTTGAAGATGTGAGGGGTTCTGTGGCTGTTGACCTTGTAGATGTGGTACTGGCAGAAATTGATGTCGTGGCTGGTGCAGTTGTGCTTGTTGGGCTACTGCTAGTCTGCGTGGAAGCTGTTGTCAAAGATGTGAGGAGTTTTGTGCTTgttgcagttgaaaaagtgctACTTGCGGAGGTTTCTCTTGAGGTTGCTGCAGTTATGCTGGACGggctactgcttgttgctgtggaaactGATGTTGAAGATGTTGGGGCTTCTGTGGCTGTTGAAGTTGTAGATGTGGTACTGGCAGAAGTTGCTGTCGTGGCTGGTGCAGTTGTGCTTGTTGGGCTACTGCTAGTCTGTGTGGAAGCTGTTGACAAAGATGTGATGGGTACTGTAGTTGTTGGAGTTGAAGAAGTGCTATttgtggaagtttctgttgaggctgctgcagtCGTGCTTGTTGGGCTACTGCTAGTCTGCATGGAAGCTGTTGTCAAAGATGTGAGGAGTTCTGTGGTTGTTGGAGGTGAAGAAGTGCTACTTGCggaagtttctgttgaggctgctgcagttgtgcttgttGGGATACTGCTAGTCTGCATGGAAGTTGTTGTCAAAGATGTGAGGGGTAATGTGGTTGTTGGAGTTGACGAAGTGCTAATTGCGGAAGTTTCTTTTGAggctgctgcagttgtgctgGATTggctactgcttgttgctgtggaaactGATATTGAAGATGTTGGGGCTTCTGTGGCTTTTGAAGTTGTAGATGTGGTACTGGCAGATGTTGCTGTCGTGGCTGGTGCAGTTGAGCTTGTTGGGCTACTGCTAGTCTGtgtggaagctgttgtcaaAGATGTGAGGGGTCCTGTGGTTGTTGGAGTTGACGAAGTGCTAATTGCGGAAGTTTCTTTTGAggctgctgcagttgtgctgGATTggctactgcttgttgctgtggaaactGATGTTGAAGATGTTGGGGCTTCTGTGGCTTTTGAAGTTGTAGATGTGGTACTGGCAGAAGTTGCTGTCATGGCTGGTGCAGTTGAGCTTGTTGGGCTACTGTTAGTCTGCTTGGAAGCTGATGTCGAGGATGTGAggggttctgtggttgttgtagttgaagaagtgctacttgctgaagtttctgttgaggctgctgcagttgtgcttgttGGGATACTGTTAGTTTGCATGGATGCTGTTGTCAAAGATGTGAGGGTTACTGTAGTTGTTGCAGTTGAAGAAGTGCTActtgtggaagtttctgttgaggctgctgcagtCGTGCTTGTTGGGCTACTGCTAGTCTGCATGGAAACTGATGTCGAAGATGTGACGAGTTCTGTGGTTGTTGAAGTTGAAGAAGTGCTACTTGCggaagtttctgttgaggctgctgcagttgtgcttgttgggctactgctagtctgtgtggaagctgttgtcaaAGATGTGATAGGTACTGTAGTTGTTGGAGTTGAAGAAGTGCTActtgtggaagtttctgttgaggctgctgcagtCGTGCTTGTTGGGCTGCTGCTAGTCTGCGTGGAAGCTGTTGTCAAAGATGTGAGGAGTTCTGTGGTTGTTGGAGGTGAAGAAGTGCTACTTGCggaagtttctgttgaggctgctgcagttgtgcttgttGGGATACTGCTAGTCTGCATGGAAGTTGTTGTCAAAGATGTGAGGGGTAATGTGGTTGTTGGAGTTGACGAAGTGCTAATTGCGGAAGTTTCTTTTGAggctgctgcagttgtgctgGATTggcta
This window of the Paramormyrops kingsleyae isolate MSU_618 chromosome 1, PKINGS_0.4, whole genome shotgun sequence genome carries:
- the LOC111859741 gene encoding uncharacterized protein isoform X2; amino-acid sequence: MRTTMTRILFFIAFICWQNTTAQSATETYAPTSSTSASTAISSIRTSTTAAASTETSASSTSSTKTTTEPLTSSTSASKQTNSSPTSSTAPATTATSASTTSTTSKATEAPTSSTSVSTATSSSQSSTTAATSKETSAISTSSTPTTTVPLTSLTTASTQTSSSPTSSTAPATTATSASTTSTTSKATEAPTSSISVSTATSSSQSSTTAAASKETSAISTSSTPTTTLPLTSLTTTSMQTSSIPTSTTAAASTETSASSTSSPPTTTELLTSLTTASTQTSSSPTSTTAAASTETSTSSTSSTPTTTVPITSLTTASTQTSSSPTSTTAAASTETSASSTSSTSTTTELVTSSTSVSMQTSSSPTSTTAAASTETSTSSTSSTTTTTEPLTSSTSAPKQTNSSPTSSTAPATTATSASTTSTTSKATEAPTSSTSVSTATSSSQSSTTAAASKETSAISTSSTPTTTGPLTSLTTASTQTSSSPTSSTAPATTATSASTTSTTSKATEAPTSSISVSTATSSSQSSTTAAASKETSAISTSSTPTTTVPLTSLTTASTQTSSSPTSSTAPATTATSASTTSTTSKATEAPTSSISVSTATSSSQSSTTAAASKETSAISTSSTPTTTLPLTSLTTTSMQTSSIPTSTTAAASTETSASSTSSPPTTTELLTSLTTASTQTSSSPTSTTAAASTETSTSSTSSTPTTTVPITSLTTASTQTSSSPTSTTAAASTETSASSTSSTSTTTELVTSSTSVSMQTSSSPTSTTAAASTETSTSSTSSTATTTVTLTSLTTASMQTNSIPTSTTAAASTETSASSTSSTTTTTEPLTSSTSASKQTNSSPTSSTAPAMTATSASTTSTTSKATEAPTSSTSVSTATSSSQSSTTAAASKETSAISTSSTPTTTGPLTSLTTASTQTSSSPTSSTAPATTATSASTTSTTSKATEAPTSSISVSTATSSSQSSTTAAASKETSAISTSSTPTTTLPLTSLTTTSMQTSSIPTSTTAAASTETSASSTSSPPTTTELLTSLTTASMQTSSSPTSTTAAASTETSTNSTSSTPTTTVPITSLSTASTQTSSSPTSTTAPATTATSASTTSTTSTATEAPTSSTSVSTATSSSPSSITAATSRETSASSTFSTATSTKLLTSLTTASTQTSSSPTSTTAPATTSISASTTSTRSTATEPLTSSTSVSMQMSSIPTSTTAAVSTETSARSTSSTPSTTEPLTSSTSASKQTSSSPTSSTAPATTATSASTTSTTSKATEAPTSSTSVSTATSSSPSSITAATSTESSRSSTSSTRTSTLPLTSSTSASMQTSSIPTSTTVAVSTETSARSTSSTPTTTEHLTSLTTTSMQTSSIPTSTTAAVSTETSARSTSSTPSTAEPLTSSTSASTQTSSSPTSSTAPAMTATSSSTTSTTSKATEAPTSSTSVSTATSSSPSSITAATSKETSAISTSSTPTTTLPLTSLTTSMQTSSIPTSTTAAASTETSASSTSSPPTTTELLTSLTTASTQTSSSPTSTTAAASTETSTSSTSSTPTTTVPITSLSTASTQTSSSPTSTTAPATTATSASTTSTTSTATEAQTSSTSVSTATSSSPSSITAATSRETSASSTFSTATSTKLLTSLTTASTQTSSSPTSTTAPATTATSASTTSTTSTATEPLTSSTSVSMQMSSIPTSTTAAVSTETSARSTSSTPSTTEPLTSSTSASKQTSSSLTSTTAPATTATSKATEAPTSSISVSTATSSSPSSITAATSTETSARSTSSTPTTTVPLTSLTTASMQTSSIQTSTTAPASTETSASSTSSTTTSTELLTSFTTASTATNSSPSSTTAATSKETSARSNSSTPTTTVPLTSLTTASMQTSSIQTSTTAPASSETSASSISSTTTTTEPLTSSTSASMQTSSIPTSTTVAVSTETSARSTSSTPTTTEHLTSLTTASTQTSSIPKSTTAAVSTETSARSTSSTPSMAELLTSSTSASKQTSSSPTSSTAPATTATSSSTTSTSSKATEAPKSSTSVSTATSSSPSSITATTSTESSRSSTSSTPTNTLPLTSSTTASTQTSSIPTSTTAAVSTETFARSTSSTPSTAEPLTSSTSASKQTSSNPTSTTTAASTETSASSTSSTTTTTEPLTSLTIASMQISSSLSSSTAPASTETSASSISSTTTTTEPLTSSTSASKKTSSILTSSTAPAVTATSASTTSTTSKATEARTSSTSASTATSSSPSSITAATSTESSRSSTSSTPTSTLPLTSLTTASTQTSSSLTSTTAPATTATSTATEPLTSSTSASMQTSSIPTSTTVAVSTETSARSTSSTPTTTEHLTSLTTASTQTSSIPTSTTAAVSTETSARSTSSTPSMAELLTSSTSASKQTSSSPTSSTAPATTATSSSTTSTTSKATEAPTSSTSVSTATSSSPSSITAATSTESSRSSTSSTATNTLPLTSSTTASTQTSSIPTSTTAAVSTETSARSTSSTPSTAEPLTSSTSASKQTSSNPTSTTTAASTETSASSTSSTTTTTKPLTSLTIASIQISSSLSSSTAPASTETSASSISSTTTTTEPLTSSTSASKKTSSILTSSTAPATTATSSSTTSTTSKATEAPTSSTSVSTATSSSPSSITAATSTESSRSSTSSTPTNTLPLTSSATASTQTSSIPTSTTAAVSTETSARSTSSTPSTAEPLTSSTSASKQTSSNPTSTTTAASTETSASSTSSTPSRTEALPSSIPASTATSSRLTSTSVAATTETSASASSPTLIKTEALTSSTSPSTASSSRPASTSATATADTSASAISTPKTTEAFTSSTSASTVTSSRLTSTSAAPTIETSSSTASSTSKTIEDLTSSPSASTLRSSSPTSSTVAASRTSASSTSVFPKNTDTAKVATSSSSTLSSPVKNTIIGSVVIRIQFFFYLMNVASESTILAIMNQFQHSQVKGLTQPQMSRNITYQKLSNGGFAIQFTYVINNVNMSENVLDRNATYGLVQDSINSLLNSILQKPDANPFKFPLANYTSQSNQIVANIDYVFKDGDIKNPSGFLLAILESTGSLSTTATVPLTTGANITHVGGGFPGWALAIIIPCGVILLLIPFWIILCCLLCGCCAAKKKQNYNINYRLHNA
- the LOC111859741 gene encoding uncharacterized protein isoform X1, with product MFSFGKKQNTAINYISKIHSMSKPAFICWQNTTAQSATETYAPTSSTSASTAISSIRTSTTAAASTETSASSTSSTKTTTEPLTSSTSASKQTNSSPTSSTAPATTATSASTTSTTSKATEAPTSSTSVSTATSSSQSSTTAATSKETSAISTSSTPTTTVPLTSLTTASTQTSSSPTSSTAPATTATSASTTSTTSKATEAPTSSISVSTATSSSQSSTTAAASKETSAISTSSTPTTTLPLTSLTTTSMQTSSIPTSTTAAASTETSASSTSSPPTTTELLTSLTTASTQTSSSPTSTTAAASTETSTSSTSSTPTTTVPITSLTTASTQTSSSPTSTTAAASTETSASSTSSTSTTTELVTSSTSVSMQTSSSPTSTTAAASTETSTSSTSSTTTTTEPLTSSTSAPKQTNSSPTSSTAPATTATSASTTSTTSKATEAPTSSTSVSTATSSSQSSTTAAASKETSAISTSSTPTTTGPLTSLTTASTQTSSSPTSSTAPATTATSASTTSTTSKATEAPTSSISVSTATSSSQSSTTAAASKETSAISTSSTPTTTVPLTSLTTASTQTSSSPTSSTAPATTATSASTTSTTSKATEAPTSSISVSTATSSSQSSTTAAASKETSAISTSSTPTTTLPLTSLTTTSMQTSSIPTSTTAAASTETSASSTSSPPTTTELLTSLTTASTQTSSSPTSTTAAASTETSTSSTSSTPTTTVPITSLTTASTQTSSSPTSTTAAASTETSASSTSSTSTTTELVTSSTSVSMQTSSSPTSTTAAASTETSTSSTSSTATTTVTLTSLTTASMQTNSIPTSTTAAASTETSASSTSSTTTTTEPLTSSTSASKQTNSSPTSSTAPAMTATSASTTSTTSKATEAPTSSTSVSTATSSSQSSTTAAASKETSAISTSSTPTTTGPLTSLTTASTQTSSSPTSSTAPATTATSASTTSTTSKATEAPTSSISVSTATSSSQSSTTAAASKETSAISTSSTPTTTLPLTSLTTTSMQTSSIPTSTTAAASTETSASSTSSPPTTTELLTSLTTASMQTSSSPTSTTAAASTETSTNSTSSTPTTTVPITSLSTASTQTSSSPTSTTAPATTATSASTTSTTSTATEAPTSSTSVSTATSSSPSSITAATSRETSASSTFSTATSTKLLTSLTTASTQTSSSPTSTTAPATTSISASTTSTRSTATEPLTSSTSVSMQMSSIPTSTTAAVSTETSARSTSSTPSTTEPLTSSTSASKQTSSSPTSSTAPATTATSASTTSTTSKATEAPTSSTSVSTATSSSPSSITAATSTESSRSSTSSTRTSTLPLTSSTSASMQTSSIPTSTTVAVSTETSARSTSSTPTTTEHLTSLTTTSMQTSSIPTSTTAAVSTETSARSTSSTPSTAEPLTSSTSASTQTSSSPTSSTAPAMTATSSSTTSTTSKATEAPTSSTSVSTATSSSPSSITAATSKETSAISTSSTPTTTLPLTSLTTSMQTSSIPTSTTAAASTETSASSTSSPPTTTELLTSLTTASTQTSSSPTSTTAAASTETSTSSTSSTPTTTVPITSLSTASTQTSSSPTSTTAPATTATSASTTSTTSTATEAQTSSTSVSTATSSSPSSITAATSRETSASSTFSTATSTKLLTSLTTASTQTSSSPTSTTAPATTATSASTTSTTSTATEPLTSSTSVSMQMSSIPTSTTAAVSTETSARSTSSTPSTTEPLTSSTSASKQTSSSLTSTTAPATTATSKATEAPTSSISVSTATSSSPSSITAATSTETSARSTSSTPTTTVPLTSLTTASMQTSSIQTSTTAPASTETSASSTSSTTTSTELLTSFTTASTATNSSPSSTTAATSKETSARSNSSTPTTTVPLTSLTTASMQTSSIQTSTTAPASSETSASSISSTTTTTEPLTSSTSASMQTSSIPTSTTVAVSTETSARSTSSTPTTTEHLTSLTTASTQTSSIPKSTTAAVSTETSARSTSSTPSMAELLTSSTSASKQTSSSPTSSTAPATTATSSSTTSTSSKATEAPKSSTSVSTATSSSPSSITATTSTESSRSSTSSTPTNTLPLTSSTTASTQTSSIPTSTTAAVSTETFARSTSSTPSTAEPLTSSTSASKQTSSNPTSTTTAASTETSASSTSSTTTTTEPLTSLTIASMQISSSLSSSTAPASTETSASSISSTTTTTEPLTSSTSASKKTSSILTSSTAPAVTATSASTTSTTSKATEARTSSTSASTATSSSPSSITAATSTESSRSSTSSTPTSTLPLTSLTTASTQTSSSLTSTTAPATTATSTATEPLTSSTSASMQTSSIPTSTTVAVSTETSARSTSSTPTTTEHLTSLTTASTQTSSIPTSTTAAVSTETSARSTSSTPSMAELLTSSTSASKQTSSSPTSSTAPATTATSSSTTSTTSKATEAPTSSTSVSTATSSSPSSITAATSTESSRSSTSSTATNTLPLTSSTTASTQTSSIPTSTTAAVSTETSARSTSSTPSTAEPLTSSTSASKQTSSNPTSTTTAASTETSASSTSSTTTTTKPLTSLTIASIQISSSLSSSTAPASTETSASSISSTTTTTEPLTSSTSASKKTSSILTSSTAPATTATSSSTTSTTSKATEAPTSSTSVSTATSSSPSSITAATSTESSRSSTSSTPTNTLPLTSSATASTQTSSIPTSTTAAVSTETSARSTSSTPSTAEPLTSSTSASKQTSSNPTSTTTAASTETSASSTSSTPSRTEALPSSIPASTATSSRLTSTSVAATTETSASASSPTLIKTEALTSSTSPSTASSSRPASTSATATADTSASAISTPKTTEAFTSSTSASTVTSSRLTSTSAAPTIETSSSTASSTSKTIEDLTSSPSASTLRSSSPTSSTVAASRTSASSTSVFPKNTDTAKVATSSSSTLSSPVKNTIIGSVVIRIQFFFYLMNVASESTILAIMNQFQHSQVKGLTQPQMSRNITYQKLSNGGFAIQFTYVINNVNMSENVLDRNATYGLVQDSINSLLNSILQKPDANPFKFPLANYTSQSNQIVANIDYVFKDGDIKNPSGFLLAILESTGSLSTTATVPLTTGANITHVGGGFPGWALAIIIPCGVILLLIPFWIILCCLLCGCCAAKKKQNYNINYRLHNA